One window of the Candidatus Chryseobacterium colombiense genome contains the following:
- a CDS encoding SDR family oxidoreductase has protein sequence MSYGLLKGKKGIIFGALNEQSIAWKVAERCHEEGAEFILSNAPIALRMGELNGLAEKTGSEVIGADATSVEDLEKLFDAAIAKFGKIDFILHSIGMSINVRKGKHYTEMNYDWLEKGWDISAVSFHKVMRVAWEKDCMNEWGSILALTYIAAQRTFPDYNDMSDNKAYLESIARTFGNYWGERKVRVNTVSQSPTMTTAGSGVKGFGGFLGYAEDMSPLGNATALECADYCVTLFSDLTKKVTMQNLFHDGGFSSSGVTQKVISKYDAEN, from the coding sequence ATGTCATACGGTTTACTTAAAGGCAAAAAGGGAATTATTTTTGGAGCCCTTAATGAACAATCAATCGCATGGAAAGTTGCAGAAAGATGTCATGAAGAAGGTGCTGAGTTTATCTTGTCTAATGCTCCTATCGCTTTGAGAATGGGTGAGCTTAACGGTTTAGCTGAAAAAACCGGGTCTGAAGTAATTGGTGCAGATGCTACTTCTGTTGAAGATCTTGAAAAACTTTTTGACGCTGCAATAGCAAAATTTGGGAAAATCGACTTTATCCTTCACTCTATCGGAATGTCTATCAACGTGAGAAAAGGAAAACATTATACAGAAATGAATTATGACTGGTTGGAAAAAGGCTGGGATATTTCCGCTGTTTCTTTCCATAAAGTAATGCGTGTGGCTTGGGAAAAAGACTGTATGAATGAATGGGGAAGTATTTTGGCGCTTACCTATATTGCAGCACAAAGAACATTCCCGGACTATAACGATATGTCTGATAATAAAGCTTATCTTGAAAGCATCGCAAGAACATTCGGAAACTATTGGGGAGAAAGAAAAGTACGTGTAAATACTGTTTCTCAGTCTCCAACAATGACTACTGCAGGAAGTGGAGTAAAAGGTTTCGGAGGATTTTTGGGATATGCTGAAGATATGTCTCCACTAGGAAATGCTACGGCTCTTGAATGTGCAGATTATTGTGTTACGCTTTTCTCAGATCTTACTAAAAAAGTAACAATGCAAAATCTTTTCCATGATGGAGGATTCAGCAGTTCTGGAGTGACTCAGAAAGTAATCAGTAAATATGATGCTGAAAATTAA